A genomic region of Pristiophorus japonicus isolate sPriJap1 chromosome 22, sPriJap1.hap1, whole genome shotgun sequence contains the following coding sequences:
- the LOC139234716 gene encoding bone morphogenetic protein 10-like encodes MTCATWFAIVSSLSFLLQAVTCKPLNGWGQSTDEEGVENYENEVIPDEDAGFDFNAFLESMKGEFLRSLNLSDIPMQDPAIVDPPQFMIDLYNKFATDRSSMPSSNIVRSFRNEDTTSILPVSENEVRRHLLVFNISIPRHEEITMAELRLYTFVERDRRMYVGVSRVVTVYDAEEPEEFLPEMPKPPPLSLLVSKQIDGEDSGWEAFDVTDAVNRWVRSGRTTHRLEVHIQNAEEGAQVDLEMEPGAENKNVPLLVVFSDDRSHGKREAGDEVKEMMVHEQEMVLEELAERRGPAADLIKAQTMLSSYDSSSRTRRNAKGNYCKRSPLHVDFTEIGWNSWIIAPKSYEAYECRGVCYFPLTDHVTPTKHAIIQTLVNRSNPKKASKACCVPTKLDPISVLYKGEGGAITYKYKYEGMVVAECGCR; translated from the exons ATGACTTGCGCTACCTGGTTCGCGATAGTGTCTTCTCTAAGTTTCCTGTTACAAGCTGTAACGTGCAAACCCCTTAACGGTTGGGGCCAGTCAACCGATGAAGAGGGAGTGGAGAATTACGAAAATGAAGTCATTCCCGATGAAGACGCTGGGTTCGATTTCAACGCGTTTTTGGAGAGTATGAAGGGCGAGTTCTTACGGAGCTTAAACTTGTCAGATATCCCCATGCAAGACCCGGCCATAGTGGACCCTCCACAGTTCATGATCGATCTGTACAACAAGTTTGCCACCGATAGGTCATCCATGCCGTCTTCCAACATCGTAAGGAGCTTCAGAAACGAAG ATACAACGTCCATTCTCCCAGTGAGTGAAAACGAAGTGAGAAGGCACCTATTGGTCTTCAACATTTCCATCCCTCGCCACGAAGAGATCACCATGGCCGAATTGAGACTGTACACCTTCGTGGAGAGAGACAGGAGAATGTATGTCGGCGTGAGCAGGGTGGTGACGGTTTACGACGCGGAGGAGCCGGAGGAGTTCTTGCCCGAGATGCCGAAGCCACCCCCGCTGTCGCTGCTGGTGTCCAAACAGATCGATGGCGAGGACAGCGGCTGGGAGGCCTTCGATGTGACCGACGCCGTCAATCGGTGGGTGAGATCGGGCAGAACGACGCACAGGCTGGAGGTTCACATCCAGAACGCCGAGGAAGGCGCGCAGGTGGACTTGGAGATGGAGCCGGGCGCCGAGAACAAGAATGTGCCGTTGCTGGTGGTGTTCTCGGACGACCGGAGCCACGGCAAGAGGGAAGCGGGGGACGAGGTGAAGGAGATGATGGTGCACGAGCAGGAGATGGTGTTGGAGGAGCTGGCGGAGAGGCGAGGGCCGGCGGCGGACCTGATCAAAGCGCAGACCATGCTCTCCTCCTACGACTCTTCCTCCAGAACCCGCAGGAACGCCAAGGGCAACTACTGCAAGCGCTCGCCGCTTCACGTGGACTTCACGGAGATCGGCTGGAACTCCTGGATCATCGCCCCCAAAAGCTACGAGGCATACGAGTGCAGGGGGGTGTGCTACTTCCCGCTGACCGACCATGTCACCCCCACCAAGCACGCCATCATCCAGACCTTGGTCAACCGCTCCAACCCCAAGAAAGCCTCCAAGGCCTGCTGCGTGCCCACCAAGCTGGACCCCATCTCGGTGCTGTACAAGGGCGAGGGCGGGGCGATCACCTACAAGTACAAGTATGAAGGCATGGTGGTGGCCGAGTGTGGCTGCAGATAG